One Candidatus Krumholzibacteriia bacterium genomic region harbors:
- a CDS encoding pilus assembly protein N-terminal domain-containing protein, with the protein MRRPIFFVLVALVLALAPGAALGAHPKIRVTVGQSVTRQLPQNVKTVSIADTKVADVIVAGPKEVLLNGKDIGLTTLVVWDEFNRSQVFDVIVQGPFSDQQIELRVKVAEINRTKAAEFGVDLLGYGAKGTNDPNGDKGVLGSYGGQVDTPSIPLSIFGTGLEGVSSAVEGVSMAFRYLRGDDELQVMMKALMANGVLKLLAEPNVCASSGQNASFLSGGEIPVPIASAGSTGGSTVTIEWKEFGVKVGFLPTIVDSAVINLKVSPEVSSLDFGNGIQLSGFRVPALRTRKAETTVELKDGEVLVIGGLIMEEETKVVSKIPLLGHLPLLGWFFTDYSSGKQQTELLLVVSPKITRAYPAGSAMPDLRTKD; encoded by the coding sequence ATGCGACGCCCCATTTTCTTCGTTCTCGTGGCGCTCGTGCTGGCCCTGGCCCCTGGGGCCGCCCTCGGCGCCCATCCCAAGATCCGGGTGACCGTGGGCCAGTCCGTGACACGGCAGCTCCCGCAGAACGTCAAGACCGTCTCCATCGCCGACACCAAGGTGGCCGACGTGATCGTTGCCGGCCCCAAAGAAGTGCTGCTGAACGGCAAGGACATCGGGCTCACCACGCTGGTCGTGTGGGACGAGTTCAACCGCTCACAAGTGTTCGACGTCATCGTCCAGGGCCCGTTCAGCGATCAGCAGATCGAGCTCAGGGTGAAGGTCGCAGAGATCAACCGCACCAAGGCCGCCGAGTTCGGTGTGGACCTCCTCGGCTACGGCGCCAAGGGCACGAACGATCCCAACGGCGACAAGGGTGTGTTGGGCAGCTACGGCGGCCAGGTGGACACGCCGAGCATCCCGCTCTCCATCTTCGGCACCGGCCTCGAGGGCGTGAGCAGCGCGGTCGAGGGTGTCAGCATGGCCTTCCGTTACCTCCGCGGCGATGACGAGCTGCAAGTGATGATGAAGGCCCTGATGGCCAACGGCGTGCTCAAGCTGCTGGCCGAGCCCAACGTCTGCGCCTCCAGCGGTCAGAACGCGAGCTTCCTCTCCGGTGGCGAGATCCCGGTGCCCATTGCCAGCGCCGGCAGCACCGGCGGTTCCACCGTGACCATCGAGTGGAAGGAGTTCGGGGTCAAGGTCGGCTTCCTGCCCACGATCGTGGACTCCGCGGTCATCAACCTCAAGGTCTCGCCCGAGGTCAGCAGCCTCGACTTCGGCAACGGCATCCAGCTCTCCGGCTTCCGGGTGCCGGCCCTGCGCACGCGCAAGGCCGAGACCACGGTCGAGCTCAAGGATGGCGAAGTCCTCGTCATCGGCGGCTTGATCATGGAAGAGGAAACGAAGGTCGTGAGCAAGATTCCCCTGCTCGGGCACCTGCCGCTGCTGGGCTGGTTCTTCACCGATTACAGCTCGGGCAAGCAGCAGACCGAGCTCCTGCTCGTCGTGTCGCCCAAGATCACCCGCGCCTACCCGGCCGGCTCGGCCATGCCGGATCTGCGGACGAAGGACTGA
- a CDS encoding pilus assembly protein TadG-related protein: MRSRRLRSRQNRGSALLMVTVAIAALISFAIIAIDGAVLMTTKGQLQKAADAAALAGASGLLAADEAEATDRAIAFAGFNRAVQDSMRDVVITPDDVSFPEADHIRVTTHRTAATGDPLRTYFRRIVDPFNSNTADVTAVAEAWCYDVCETPCLKPWSIPDRWNDVNANNKYDAGEAYDPDVTGYKAPGDIGLSIVLKVGNPQQAIERGVFFPVCYPPLDYPGEKPLSGGEWYRTWISECEPYLVGPGDRLQTETGNKSGPTRQGVTALLAQDPGARWNASSGTVVNSAYGTSPRIVLVPFFDPTRPPTSGGSWVHVTRVGAFFIEGQNGQGDVVGRFMKITTQGLPCPGGGNGSSMVKGIGLIE, translated from the coding sequence ATGCGTTCGCGTCGACTCCGCTCCCGCCAGAACCGCGGTAGCGCCCTCCTGATGGTGACCGTGGCGATCGCCGCGCTCATTTCCTTCGCCATCATCGCCATCGATGGGGCGGTGCTGATGACGACGAAGGGCCAGCTGCAGAAGGCCGCCGACGCCGCGGCGCTGGCCGGAGCCTCGGGGCTCCTGGCGGCGGACGAGGCCGAGGCCACCGATCGGGCCATCGCCTTCGCCGGCTTCAATCGGGCGGTGCAGGACTCGATGCGTGACGTCGTGATCACGCCGGACGATGTGTCCTTCCCCGAGGCCGACCACATCCGTGTGACGACCCACAGGACCGCGGCCACCGGGGACCCGCTGCGCACCTACTTCCGCCGGATCGTCGATCCCTTCAATTCCAACACCGCCGACGTCACCGCCGTGGCCGAGGCCTGGTGCTACGACGTGTGCGAAACCCCGTGCCTGAAGCCCTGGTCCATCCCGGATCGCTGGAACGACGTGAACGCCAACAACAAGTATGACGCTGGCGAGGCCTACGACCCCGACGTGACCGGATACAAGGCCCCCGGCGACATCGGCTTGTCCATCGTGCTCAAGGTGGGGAACCCGCAGCAGGCGATCGAGCGGGGGGTGTTCTTCCCCGTGTGCTACCCGCCCCTGGACTACCCCGGTGAGAAACCGCTCTCCGGTGGCGAGTGGTACCGGACCTGGATCTCCGAGTGCGAGCCGTACCTGGTCGGACCGGGCGACCGGCTGCAGACCGAGACGGGGAACAAGTCGGGCCCGACGCGCCAGGGGGTCACCGCGCTCCTCGCCCAGGATCCTGGGGCGCGCTGGAATGCGAGTTCGGGCACGGTGGTGAACTCCGCCTACGGGACCAGCCCGCGCATCGTGCTCGTGCCCTTCTTCGATCCCACCCGGCCCCCGACCTCGGGGGGAAGCTGGGTCCACGTCACGCGCGTGGGCGCCTTTTTCATCGAAGGGCAGAACGGTCAGGGTGACGTCGTCGGCCGCTTCATGAAGATCACCACCCAAGGGCTCCCTTGCCCGGGTGGCGGCAACGGTTCGTCGATGGTCAAAGGAATCGGTCTCATCGAATGA
- a CDS encoding response regulator: MSLDSQKRPLKLVLIDRDEKTAAMIKEHFADKGVRLVGEAADLKAGLRQVRGLLPDLVLLEVPAEAEKAFEAVQRIRGELPECGIILSADHVSSDLILNSMRAGAQEFVNRPVQAADLDKAIEHLRKLMGQIVPSGRRRSCTVSLFSTKGGSGASIVATNLAVALAQRPGTRVALVDLNFQMGDLSLMMDLKPRYSIADLHGSTGMDEREVRSLLSAHNSGVMLLNATGTAEDGQKVDRNQMVEVFGMLGTMFDFVIVDADRHLDERSLEVLDLSDRVLLVATLSLPAIRNAKRYFELFRRLEMNEHKFEMVVNRYNNKKSGLRIRDLEGAVGLQVSWLVPNDYQVANHSIDAGVPLMIGAPRSKLAKSFEEYAEKLSSGVETSKETDAVPAPAPTH; encoded by the coding sequence ATGAGCTTGGACAGCCAGAAGCGTCCTCTCAAGCTGGTCCTGATCGACCGCGACGAGAAGACTGCGGCCATGATCAAGGAACACTTCGCGGACAAGGGCGTCCGGCTCGTCGGCGAGGCGGCGGACCTCAAGGCGGGGCTGCGCCAGGTGCGTGGCCTCCTCCCCGACCTGGTCCTCCTCGAGGTCCCGGCGGAAGCGGAGAAGGCCTTCGAGGCGGTGCAGCGCATCCGGGGCGAGCTGCCGGAGTGCGGCATCATCTTGAGCGCCGACCACGTCTCCTCCGACCTGATCCTCAACAGCATGCGGGCCGGGGCCCAGGAGTTCGTCAACCGCCCGGTCCAGGCGGCGGACCTGGACAAGGCGATCGAGCACCTGCGCAAGCTCATGGGACAGATCGTGCCCTCCGGCCGCCGCCGCAGCTGCACGGTGTCGCTCTTCTCCACCAAGGGCGGCTCGGGGGCGAGCATCGTCGCCACCAACCTGGCCGTCGCGCTGGCGCAGCGCCCCGGCACCCGGGTGGCCCTCGTGGACCTCAACTTCCAGATGGGCGATCTCAGCCTGATGATGGATCTCAAGCCCCGCTACAGCATCGCCGATCTGCACGGCAGCACCGGCATGGACGAGCGCGAGGTGCGCTCGCTGCTTTCGGCTCACAACTCCGGCGTCATGCTGCTCAACGCCACCGGCACCGCCGAGGACGGCCAGAAGGTGGATCGCAACCAGATGGTCGAGGTCTTCGGCATGCTGGGCACGATGTTCGACTTCGTGATCGTCGATGCCGATCGCCACCTCGACGAGCGCTCGCTCGAGGTGCTCGACCTCTCGGACCGGGTGCTCCTCGTGGCCACCCTGAGCCTGCCGGCGATCCGCAACGCCAAGCGCTACTTCGAGCTCTTCCGCCGGCTCGAGATGAACGAGCACAAGTTCGAAATGGTGGTGAACCGGTACAACAACAAGAAAAGCGGCTTGCGCATCCGCGATCTCGAAGGTGCCGTGGGCCTGCAGGTCTCCTGGTTGGTCCCCAACGATTACCAGGTGGCGAATCATTCCATCGACGCCGGCGTGCCGCTCATGATCGGGGCGCCGCGCAGCAAGCTCGCCAAGAGCTTCGAGGAGTATGCGGAGAAGCTGTCATCGGGGGTCGAGACCAGCAAGGAGACGGACGCCGTGCCCGCCCCGGCGCCCACGCACTGA
- a CDS encoding CpaF family protein, with the protein MSLRDSFRRTAPPRPAASTPAPVVAETAAAKRPVPAAPAAPSTPGMGHALARRHQSLKAQVHRTMIERINLASLETVSQDQLRVQVRAIISSLIAEENIPLSESQRNGLEQEILNETFGLGPIEPFLHDPDVADILVNTHKAVFVERFGKLESTDARFDDNDHLMKIIDRIVSRVGRRIDESSPMVDARLPDGSRVNAIIPPLALDGPILSIRRFGTRTLHMDSLVAIGSITNGMAEVLQGAIRARLNMLIVGGTGSGKTTLLNALSAYIPPDERIVTIEDAAELQLLQPHVVRLETRPANIEGKGQITQRDLVRNSLRMRPDRIIVGEVRGAEVLDMLQAMNTGHDGSLTTVHANSAREALHRLETLMLLTGVNLPAQAMREQISAALDVVVNVTRMADGTRRVVGISEIVGMEREVVAMQDIFVFRKSGIAEDGKVMGQYVATGIRPKFADRLAVSGVALSADLFREGRVI; encoded by the coding sequence ATGTCGCTGCGCGATAGCTTCCGACGGACCGCCCCGCCGCGCCCGGCGGCTTCCACCCCGGCGCCCGTGGTCGCGGAGACCGCCGCTGCCAAGCGTCCGGTGCCGGCCGCGCCCGCCGCCCCGTCCACTCCGGGCATGGGCCACGCCCTGGCGCGGCGCCACCAGTCGCTCAAGGCGCAGGTGCACCGCACCATGATCGAGCGGATCAACCTGGCCTCTCTCGAGACGGTGAGCCAGGACCAGCTGCGGGTGCAGGTGCGCGCCATCATCTCCTCTCTCATCGCCGAGGAAAACATCCCCTTGAGCGAGAGCCAGCGTAACGGGCTGGAGCAGGAGATCCTCAACGAGACCTTCGGCCTCGGTCCCATCGAGCCGTTCCTCCATGACCCGGATGTGGCGGACATCCTGGTGAACACGCACAAGGCCGTGTTCGTCGAGCGCTTCGGCAAGCTCGAGTCGACCGACGCTCGCTTCGACGACAACGACCACCTGATGAAGATCATCGACCGCATCGTCTCCCGGGTCGGCCGGCGCATCGACGAGTCCTCCCCCATGGTGGACGCGCGCCTCCCCGATGGCTCCCGCGTCAACGCCATCATTCCGCCCCTGGCGCTGGACGGGCCCATCCTCTCCATCCGTCGCTTCGGGACGCGGACGCTGCACATGGACAGCTTGGTGGCCATCGGCTCCATCACCAACGGCATGGCGGAGGTGCTCCAGGGCGCCATCCGGGCGCGCTTGAACATGCTCATCGTCGGCGGCACGGGTTCGGGGAAGACGACGTTGCTCAACGCGCTTTCCGCCTACATCCCGCCGGACGAGCGCATCGTCACCATCGAGGACGCCGCCGAGCTGCAGCTCCTGCAACCCCACGTGGTGCGCCTCGAGACCCGGCCGGCGAACATCGAGGGCAAGGGCCAGATCACCCAGCGCGACCTGGTGCGCAACTCCCTGCGTATGCGCCCCGACCGCATCATCGTGGGCGAGGTGCGCGGCGCCGAGGTTCTGGACATGCTCCAGGCCATGAACACGGGCCACGACGGTTCGCTGACCACGGTGCACGCCAACAGCGCCCGCGAGGCCCTGCACCGCTTGGAGACCCTGATGCTCCTCACCGGCGTCAACCTGCCGGCGCAGGCCATGCGCGAGCAGATCAGCGCCGCCCTCGACGTCGTGGTGAACGTGACGCGCATGGCCGACGGCACCCGGCGTGTGGTGGGCATCAGCGAGATCGTCGGCATGGAGCGCGAGGTCGTGGCCATGCAGGACATCTTCGTCTTCCGCAAGAGCGGCATCGCCGAAGACGGCAAGGTCATGGGCCAGTACGTCGCCACGGGCATCCGTCCCAAGTTCGCCGATCGCCTCGCGGTGAGCGGCGTCGCGCTCTCGGCCGACCTCTTCCGTGAAGGCCGGGTGATCTAG
- a CDS encoding type II secretion system F family protein: MNTNLLVLSIGISLAVACAMAGIALLVRSLGVRTARQRLQEVSGDTVMDSDVAPAIMRDMKLSSVPLLNALLEHLSWARRLDLLLAQSDLTIRLSQFLMIMLGCALGGGLVALQISHWWWSSVPAALFCGSIPVMVVVHKKRRRLSQFEKQFPDALDILTGALRAGLAFSGAIQVVAEECPKPVSKEFTIVFEENRLGLDMKEALRNLAARVDSAELRMFVTAVILQRETGGNLTEILEGTAHIIRERFRILGEVRALTASQRFSGMVLSILPLAMAGLVSVMAPEYMRTLLQDPAGKYLIAGALTLQIVGYLLIRRIVAIKV; this comes from the coding sequence ATGAACACCAACCTGCTCGTCCTCAGCATCGGCATTTCCCTCGCCGTGGCCTGCGCCATGGCCGGGATCGCCCTCTTGGTGCGCTCCCTGGGCGTGCGCACGGCCCGCCAGCGCCTGCAAGAGGTCTCGGGCGACACGGTGATGGACTCGGACGTGGCGCCGGCCATCATGCGGGACATGAAGCTGAGCTCGGTGCCGCTGCTGAACGCGCTGCTCGAGCACCTCTCCTGGGCCCGGAGGCTCGACCTCCTCCTGGCGCAAAGCGACCTGACCATCCGCCTCAGCCAGTTCCTCATGATCATGCTGGGCTGTGCCCTCGGTGGCGGTCTCGTGGCGCTGCAGATCTCGCACTGGTGGTGGTCGAGCGTCCCGGCCGCCCTCTTCTGCGGCAGCATCCCGGTCATGGTGGTGGTGCACAAGAAGCGCCGCCGGCTGTCCCAGTTCGAGAAGCAGTTCCCCGACGCGCTGGACATCCTCACCGGGGCGCTCCGCGCCGGCCTCGCCTTCAGCGGCGCCATCCAGGTGGTCGCCGAGGAGTGCCCGAAGCCGGTGTCGAAGGAGTTCACCATCGTCTTCGAGGAGAATCGGCTGGGCCTCGACATGAAGGAAGCCCTGCGCAATCTCGCCGCGCGGGTGGACAGCGCCGAGCTCCGCATGTTCGTCACCGCCGTCATCCTGCAGCGCGAGACGGGTGGCAACCTCACGGAGATCCTGGAGGGGACGGCGCACATCATCCGCGAGCGCTTCCGCATCCTCGGCGAGGTGCGCGCCCTCACCGCTTCGCAGCGCTTCTCCGGGATGGTGCTCAGCATCCTGCCCCTGGCCATGGCCGGCCTCGTCTCGGTGATGGCACCGGAATACATGAGAACTTTGCTGCAGGATCCCGCCGGGAAGTACCTCATCGCCGGAGCGCTGACCTTGCAAATCGTGGGCTACCTGCTCATCCGCCGCATCGTTGCGATCAAGGTCTAG
- a CDS encoding type II secretion system F family protein: protein MLIIVSALVALALLTGVGGIVLMRGNKRQLSHRLSEVRTTSDRRKIIPDEILQQRAPFLGRLIGVFGWLLPMQVTSETLRWELAQAGYRSLDAPGIYVGFRVLCTAAVGIASFMVTTSLGRPQSEILMLTFLGIVIGFMAPMMFLRWKQGQRRQEITLALPDALDLMVICVEAGLGLNAAILNVGKEVRLNSVALSEELRMVNSEMRAGISRLEALRNLAIRTGVDEVRALVAVLIQSDRFGTSIGQALRTHALSLRTRRRQRAEEAARKTPVKMVFPLVFCIFPELLVVILAPGMLQLFRALLDMAKG from the coding sequence ATGCTGATCATTGTCTCCGCACTCGTGGCGCTCGCGTTGCTCACCGGCGTGGGTGGGATCGTGCTCATGCGCGGCAACAAGCGGCAGCTCTCCCATCGTCTCAGTGAGGTGCGCACCACCAGCGACCGCCGCAAGATCATCCCTGACGAGATCCTGCAGCAGCGGGCGCCGTTTCTCGGGCGTCTGATCGGCGTCTTCGGCTGGCTCCTGCCCATGCAGGTGACCAGCGAGACCTTGCGCTGGGAGCTCGCCCAGGCCGGCTACCGCTCCCTGGACGCGCCGGGGATCTACGTCGGCTTCCGGGTGCTGTGCACCGCGGCCGTCGGTATCGCCTCCTTCATGGTGACGACGTCCCTCGGGCGGCCGCAGAGCGAGATCCTCATGCTCACCTTCCTCGGCATCGTCATCGGCTTCATGGCGCCGATGATGTTCCTGCGCTGGAAGCAGGGGCAGCGGCGCCAAGAGATCACGCTGGCACTCCCGGACGCCCTGGATCTCATGGTGATCTGCGTCGAGGCAGGCCTGGGGCTGAACGCGGCCATCCTCAACGTCGGCAAGGAGGTCCGCTTGAACTCGGTGGCTCTGTCCGAGGAGCTGCGCATGGTCAACAGCGAGATGCGCGCCGGCATCAGCCGCCTCGAGGCCTTGCGCAATCTCGCGATTCGCACGGGAGTGGACGAAGTCCGCGCGCTGGTCGCCGTCCTCATCCAGAGCGACCGTTTCGGCACCAGCATCGGCCAGGCGCTCCGAACCCACGCCCTCTCGCTGCGCACCAGGCGGCGGCAACGCGCCGAGGAAGCAGCGCGGAAAACCCCAGTGAAGATGGTTTTCCCCCTGGTCTTTTGCATTTTCCCCGAGCTGCTGGTGGTCATCCTGGCACCCGGCATGCTCCAGTTGTTCCGGGCCCTTCTGGACATGGCCAAGGGTTGA
- the tpx gene encoding thiol peroxidase — protein sequence MARITLKGNPIHTSGELPAIGSQAKEFDLVKQDLSTATLASFSGKKKVLNIYVSVDTSICATSVKKFFERARTKPNLVVLNISADLPFAAKRFCGSEGVENAITLSTFRSRFADDYGLKITDGPLTGLCSRAIVVLDENNRVLHTEQVPEIGQEPDYDRALAKV from the coding sequence ATGGCCCGCATCACCCTGAAGGGCAACCCGATCCACACGAGCGGCGAGCTGCCGGCGATCGGGAGCCAGGCAAAGGAATTCGACCTGGTCAAGCAGGACCTCTCCACGGCGACGCTGGCGTCCTTCTCCGGCAAGAAGAAGGTCCTCAATATCTACGTCAGCGTCGACACGTCCATCTGTGCCACCTCGGTGAAGAAGTTCTTCGAGCGCGCCAGAACCAAGCCGAACCTCGTGGTCCTCAACATCTCGGCGGATCTGCCCTTCGCGGCGAAGCGCTTCTGCGGCAGCGAGGGCGTCGAGAACGCCATCACGCTCTCGACTTTCCGCTCCCGCTTCGCCGACGATTATGGGCTCAAGATCACCGACGGGCCTCTTACGGGTCTGTGCTCCCGCGCCATCGTCGTCCTCGACGAGAACAACCGCGTGCTGCACACCGAGCAGGTGCCCGAGATCGGCCAGGAACCCGATTACGACCGGGCCTTGGCCAAGGTGTGA
- a CDS encoding Fur family transcriptional regulator codes for MTVPNRNPTTLLAERLREAGLRATGSRVAILEALETDRRHPTAEMVHESLKEKFPSLSLSTVYATIDSLLERGLIRQVSGRSGRLRVDGTPLDHDHAVCRGCGRVFDIDPHVIDRPAKPAELPEGLRVTNLYIEYEVICRECGGE; via the coding sequence GTGACAGTCCCCAACCGAAACCCCACGACGTTGCTGGCCGAACGGCTCCGCGAGGCCGGCCTGCGGGCGACGGGGTCACGCGTCGCCATCCTCGAGGCGCTGGAAACCGATCGCCGGCACCCGACGGCGGAGATGGTGCACGAGTCCCTGAAGGAGAAGTTTCCCTCTCTTTCCCTGTCCACGGTGTACGCCACGATCGATTCCCTGCTGGAGCGCGGACTGATCCGCCAGGTCTCGGGAAGGTCGGGGCGTCTGCGCGTGGATGGCACACCGCTCGACCACGACCATGCCGTATGCCGAGGTTGCGGTCGGGTGTTCGACATCGATCCGCATGTGATCGACAGGCCCGCGAAGCCCGCGGAACTGCCCGAAGGGCTGCGGGTGACGAACCTGTACATCGAGTACGAGGTCATTTGCCGCGAATGTGGAGGAGAATGA
- a CDS encoding rubrerythrin family protein, with translation MAQLKGTKTHENLKAAFAGESQANRRYLYFAKVADVEGYPEVAGNFRETAEGETGHAHGHMDYLKQVGDPATNLPFGDTSLNLKSAITGETHEYTEMYPGMAKTARSEGFAEIADWFETLAKAEKSHAGRFEKMLKSIG, from the coding sequence ATGGCGCAGCTGAAGGGTACGAAGACGCACGAGAATCTCAAGGCGGCGTTCGCCGGCGAATCCCAAGCGAACCGCCGCTACCTCTACTTCGCCAAGGTCGCCGACGTCGAGGGTTATCCGGAGGTCGCCGGCAACTTCCGCGAAACCGCCGAGGGCGAGACCGGGCACGCCCATGGCCACATGGACTACCTGAAGCAGGTGGGCGACCCGGCGACGAATCTGCCCTTCGGCGACACCTCGCTGAACTTGAAGTCCGCCATCACCGGGGAGACGCACGAGTACACCGAGATGTACCCCGGGATGGCCAAGACGGCTCGTTCCGAAGGTTTTGCGGAAATCGCCGACTGGTTCGAGACCCTCGCCAAGGCCGAGAAGTCCCACGCCGGCCGCTTCGAGAAGATGCTCAAGAGCATCGGCTGA